Proteins co-encoded in one Epinephelus moara isolate mb chromosome 13, YSFRI_EMoa_1.0, whole genome shotgun sequence genomic window:
- the LOC126399910 gene encoding glucagon receptor-like: protein MIEREPLPQAGLFCNRTFDRYACWPDTPAGSVVNISCPFYLPWYDKVSQGVVRRLCGTDGLWVRDDIGEVWRDMTECEEEKEVTSQELWFKELMVSFRMLYTVGHSLSLFTLVTALIVLLSFRKLHCTRNYIHANLFLSFILRAVSVIIKDTMLDRHWGREIMKQTDAAIGCRVAQVMMQYCVLANHYWFFGEAIYLYSVLIASVFIDNNKYLPYICLGWGSPLLFVVPWVVMKQLKENKECWAVNENMNYWWIIRFPILFASIINFLIFMKVLRVIFSKLRASNQTGDPEYKLRLAKATLTLIPLFGVHEVIFIFATDEQTTGVLRYVKVFFTLFLNSFQGFLVAVLYCYANKEVRAELKRKLRSWRIEAQVVCCGQ from the exons ATGATAGAGAGAGAGCCGCTCCCTCAAG CAGGCTTGTTCTGTAACCGGACATTTGACAGATATGCCTGCTGGCCAGATACTCCTGCCGGCTCTGTGGTCAACATCTCATGTCCTTTCTACCTGCCCTGGTATGACAAAG TGTCCCAGGGTGTCGTGCGTCGACTGTGTGGCACTGACGGCCTCTGGGTGAGAGACGACATTGGAGAGGTGTGGAGAGACATGACTGAGtgtgaggaagagaaagaggtcACGTCTCAGGAG CTGTGGTTCAAAGAACTGATGGTGAGCTTCAGGATGTTGTACACTGTCGGCCATTCCTTGTCCCTCTTCACACTCGTGACTGCTCTTATCGTTCTTCTGAGCTTTAG GAAACTGCATTGCACCAGGAACTACATTCATGCTAACCTCTTCCTGTCCTTCATACTGCGAGCTGTATCTGTCATTATCAAAGACACCATGCTGGACCGCCACTGGGGACGAGAAATCATGAAACAGACCGAT GCTGCTATTGGCTGCAGGGTAGCTCAGGTAATGATGCAGTACTGTGTCCTGGCCAATCACTACTGGTTCTTTGGAGAGGCAATTTATTTGTACTCTGTGCTTATTGCCTCAGTGTTCATCGACAACAACAAATACTTACCTTACATCTGTCTTGGCTGGG GATCTCCACTTCTATTTGTGGTTCCCTGGGTAGTGATGAAGCaattgaaagaaaacaaaga GTGTTGGGCTGTCAATGAGAACATGAACTACTGGTGGATCATTCGTTTCCCAATTCTTTTTGCTTCAATA ATCAACTTTCTGATTTTCATGAAGGTGCTGAGGGTCATTTTTTCCAAATTACGAGCCAGCAACCAGACAGGAGACCCTGAATACAAACTTCG GCTTGCCAAGGCAACCCTTACCCTCATCCCTCTGTTTGGGGTTCACGAGGTCATATTTATCTTTGCAACAGATGAGCAGACAACAGGTGTTCTGCGCTATGTTAAAGTCTTCTTCACCCTTTTTCTCAATTCGTTTCAG GGCTTTCTGGTGGCTGTGCTCTACTGCTATGCCAATAAAGAG GTTAGGGCCGAGCTGAAGAGAAAATTACGCAGCTGGAGGATAGAGGCCCAGGTTGTATGCTGTGGACAGTGA